The Fusarium keratoplasticum isolate Fu6.1 chromosome 8, whole genome shotgun sequence genome includes a region encoding these proteins:
- a CDS encoding Proteasome subunit alpha type has protein sequence MADRYSFSLTTFSPSGKLVQIEYALNAVNQGITALGIKATNGIVLATEKKSSSPLADQSSLAKISNITPNIGMVYSGMGPDYRVLVDRARKVSHTGYKRIYNEYPPTRILVQDVARVMQEATQSAGVRPYGVSLLVAGWDEGIEPEEEEAAEAESGEKKVNKKTGGIHKGGPMLYQVDPSGSYYPWKATAIGKSATKAKTFLEKRYSEELELEDAIHIALLTLKDNIEGEMNGDTIEIGIVGAPAEHLLGLEGVEGAVGPRFRKLTPQEIEDYLTSL, from the exons ATGGCGGACCGATACTCCTTCTCCCTTACAACCTTCTCCCCCAG CGGAAAGCTGGTGCAGATCG AGTATGCCCTCAACGCCGTAAACCAGGGTATCACTGCCCTTGGTATCAAAG CCACCAACGGTATCGTCCTCGCCACCGAGAAGAAgtcctcctcccccctcgCCGACCAGAGCTCCCTCGCCAAGATCAGCAACATTACCCCCAACATCGGCATGGTATACTCTGGCATGGGCCCCGACTATCGAGTATTGGTGGACCGCGCACGCAAGGTCTCGCACACCGGTTACAAGCGCATCTACAACGAGTACCCCCCCACTCGGATATTGGTGCAGGATGTTGCGCGAGTTATGCAGGAGGCCACCCAGTCCGCTGGTGTTCGACCTTACGGTGTGAGCCTGTTGGTCGCCGGTTGggatgagggcatcgagcctgaggaggaggaggctgccgaggctgagagTGGTGAGAAGAAGGTCAACAAGAAGACTGGCGGCATCCACAAGGGCGGCCCCATGCTTTACCAGGTCGACCCCTCGGGCAGTTACTATCCCTGGAAGGCCACGGCCATCGGCAAGAGCGCGACCAAGGCAAAGACATTCCTGGAGAAGCGATACTCggaggagctcgagcttgaggatgccatccACATTGCGCTCCTGACCCTGAAGGACAACATTGAGGGAGAGATGAACGGAGACACCATTGAGATTG GTATTGTTGGTGCCCCCGCGGAGCAccttctgggccttgagggcgtcgaggggGCTGTCGGACCCCGTTTCAGAAAGCTGACTCCTCAAGAGATTGAGGATTACCTGACGAGTCTATGA
- a CDS encoding RING-CH-type domain-containing protein produces MDARPTWNWSSVGDTSAQQHPAEPHPAEPEARRPDTTPRPEPRAAPRNRRYGTRTCRICLDTEEPKFPPEPTTTFGIATSSSRPTYVSDDPELGRLLSPCKCKGSQKYVHEGCLNAWRLANPMEARNYWQCPTCKFTYRISRLHWGSALSSKWAQVGLTVLFCIMSIFILGFIADPLFDLWSDPIGTIGETVTSVVTDIEALKPPPPSEPTSWIEHFTKGFFSLGIVGLFKTMISVNPFHWWQLRNSGMAGGGRRQGTGRNRVENINLIFVLIGAATFLMGIWKGVQKLSARVLKNVSDRVLDVGEDDDDEEGDNANDGPSQESKKDQ; encoded by the coding sequence ATGGATGCACGTCCGACATGGAACTGGTCCTCTGTAGGGGACACCTCTGCTCAGCAACATCCGGCGGAACCTCACCCGGCAGAACCTGAAGCACGGCGGCCAGACACGACACCACGCCCCGAGCCCCGAGCCGCGCCTAGAAACAGGCGTTATGGCACGCGCACGTGTCGTATCTGTCTCGACACCGAAGAGCCCAAGTTTCCTCCCGAGCCGACCACCACGTTTGGCATTGCTACGTCGTCGTCTCGACCGACCTACGTGTCCGATGATCCGGAACTGGGCCGATTGCTATCACCATGCAAGTGTAAGGGTTCGCAGAAATACGTCCACGAAGGATGTCTCAACGCTTGGAGACTCGCAAATCCAATGGAGGCGAGGAATTACTGGCAATGTCCGACCTGCAAGTTCACGTATCGCATCTCTCGACTACACTGGGGTTCAGCCTTGAGCAGCAAGTGGGCCCAGGTCGGCTTGACTGTCCTCTTCTGCATCAtgagcatcttcatccttggATTCATTGCCGATCCCCTCTTTGACCTCTGGTCCGACCCAATTGGAACCATTGGCGAGACTGTCACAAGCGTGGTAACAGATATCGAAGCCCTGAAGCCACCTCCACCGTCAGAGCCCACGTCATGGATTGAGCACTTCACcaagggcttcttctctctggGCATCGTTGGTTTGTTCAAGACCATGATTTCCGTCAACCCGTTCCACTGGTGGCAACTGCGAAACAGCGGCATGGCAGGCGGCGGCAGAAGACAGGGGACTGGCCGGAATCGCGTCGAAAACATTAACCTGATATTTGTACTCATTGGCGCAGCCACTTTCCTGATGGGTATCTGGAAAGGTGTTCAGAAGTTGAGTGCTCGCGTGCTCAAGAATGTGAGCGACAGAGTTCTCGATGTTggggaagacgacgatgatgaagaaggggaCAATGCCAACGACGGGCCGAGCCAAGAGAGTAAGAAAGATCAATGA